The Felis catus isolate Fca126 chromosome X, F.catus_Fca126_mat1.0, whole genome shotgun sequence genome includes a region encoding these proteins:
- the TMEM187 gene encoding transmembrane protein 187 codes for MQPESTRALCHVAVASCFCLAVVYAGVFDGVSIQVGYEHYAEAPVAGLPVFLAMPFNSLVNVAYVLLGVYWLRRKAVPLGHPVHARRARYLKDVFAAMALVYGPVQWLRVATQTHRAAVLDQWLTLPIFAWPAAWCLSLDRGWRPGLFLAIEGLSLGSYGLAWLHPCGFEAALAAHIAAAVGRALHAHGRHGGASSGRHLALGVLSCAGFVVLKLCDHQLARWRLFQRLTGHFWSKVCDVLQFHCAFLFLTGLNTGRRLPPDGKAR; via the coding sequence ATGCAGCCCGAGTCCACGCGGGCGCTGTGCCACGTGGCTGTGGCCAGCTGCTTCTGCCTGGCCGTCGTCTACGCGGGGGTTTTCGACGGCGTCTCCATTCAAGTGGGCTACGAACACTACGCTGAAGCCCCGGTCGCCGGCCTCCCCGTCTTCCTGGCCATGCCCTTCAACTCACTCGTTAACGTGGCCTACGTGCTCCTGGGGGTGTACTGGCTGCGGAGGAAGGCGGTTCCCCTGGGGCACCCCGTGCACGCGCGGAGGGCTCGCTACCTGAAGGACGTGTTCGCCGCCATGGCCCTGGTGTACGGCCCGGTGCAGTGGCTGCGGGTCGCCACGCAGACGCACCGCGCCGCCGTGCTGGACCAGTGGCTCACGTTGCCCATCTTCGCGTGGCCCGCGGCCTGGTGCCTCTCCCTGGACAGGGGCTGGAGGCCCGGCCTGTTCCTGGCCATCGAGGGCCTCTCCCTCGGCAGTTACGGCCTCGCCTGGCTGCACCCCTGCGGCTTTGAGGCCGCGCTGGCCGCACACATCGCGGCGGCCGTGGGCCGGGCCCTGCACGCTCACGGGCGCCACGGCGGCGCCTCCTCGGGAAGACACTTGGCGCTGGGCGTGCTGTCCTGCGCGGGCTTCGTGGTCCTCAAGCTGTGTGACCACCAGCTCGCTCGGTGGCGTCTCTTCCAGCGGCTCACGGGCCACTTCTGGTCCAAAGTGTGTGACGTGCTCCAGTTCCACTGCGCCTTCTTGTTTCTGACCGGTTTAAACACCGGCCGGAGACTTCCTCCGGATGGGAAGGCGCGTTAA